In a single window of the Prinia subflava isolate CZ2003 ecotype Zambia chromosome 3, Cam_Psub_1.2, whole genome shotgun sequence genome:
- the CFAP300 gene encoding cilia- and flagella-associated protein 300 isoform X3: MSAEGGRGAARVLFRALPQKTFSCLQDRDIADRLLKWSMQGRITAQAFSFDQQFKPYQKDEFLMAFFNDQSVNSSLKLLSASGQWTTLGSKVTKIEATVVPCTQISMSFFDRLYSEGIVRKTGTIVKCYDDYYDDILISDELRKVLLLEDSDHYDLFTQLDREEFLFCLFKHFCIGGTLCQFEDVVDPYLETTKAFYKDLVRMLMACVTLQAKATNRLLPT; encoded by the exons ATGTCCGCGGAGGGCGGGCGAGGCGCGGCCCGCGTCCTGTTCCGAGCCCTGCCGCAGAAAaccttctcctgcctgcaggacagggacatCGCGGACCGACTCCTCAAATG gtcCATGCAAGGCAGGATCACAGCACAAGCGTTCAGTTTTGACCAGCAGTTTAAGCCCTACCAAAAGGATGAGTTTCTTATG GCATTTTTTAATGATCAAAGTGTGAACTCCAGTTTAAAGTTGCTGTCAGCTTCAGGACAATGGACTACATTGG GTTCCAAAGTGACAAAAATTGAAGCTACAGTGGTACCCTGTACACAGATTTCCATGTCATTTTTTGATCGGCTGTACTCTGAAGGAATTGTTCGAAAAACTGGAACTATTGTGAAATGTTATGATGACTATTATGATGATATTCTCATCTCTGATGAATTAAGGAAG GTCTTGCTTCTGGAGGATTCTGATCATTATGACTTATTCACTCAATTGGATCGCGAGGAGTTCCTGTTCTGTCTTTTCAAGCATTTTTGCATTGGAGGAACTCTTTGCCAGTTTGAAGATGTAGTTGACCCATACTTAGAAACTACAAAAGCTTTTTATAAAGACTTGGTGAG